The Nakamurella antarctica genomic interval TATTCTTCAGGAATGTATGTTCGACTCGGTTTCGCTATTGCCATTAACGTCGACCCGGACATCTTGCTAGTCGATGAGGTTCTTGCAGTGGGTGATGCTGCCTTCCAAGAAAAATGCATGGATAAGTTCGCAGATTTTCGGCGCCAGGGTAAAACCGTCGTTATCGTGTCGCACGCAATGGGGTCTTTACGCTCCATGTGTGACCAGGCGATCTGGTTGGAACACGGCAAATTAGTGAAGGCAGGCAAAGCCAACGAAATCGTCGACGGCTACATGGATGCCTCGCACCAAGCGCGGGCCGAGATTGTGTTGCCAGACGCTCAACCGATTGCCCCTACCGAGGGCAGAAGCGGTTCCGGCGAGGCATTTATCAGTTTAGTAGAGACGCTGGCAGCCGACGGATCTCGTCGCGATCGCTTTCGAACGGGCGACCCGTTGACGTTGCGCCTCCACTACAACTGTGGCGTGCCCATCGAGCAGGCGGCCTTCGGGTACGCGCTTGAGAATGCCGATGGTGTGTATGTGTGGGCGCACAACACGATCGACGCAGACCATCCGGTTGCCTCCTTGCAGGGCATTGGCAGCATTGATCTCATGATCCCCGCATTGCCACTCCAGCCTGGAACCTTCGACCTGACCGCATCGATCGTGAACCAAAATTCGCACGTCTTTGACTTGGTGAGAAATTGTGTTCGCTTCCACGTCGATTTTGGCGATCCCCGCGAATCTGGGGGAATCGTCACATTCAACGGAAGCTGGCAAGATCCGGTGACGCACCCGCTGCCGGCAGCAAATGCAGTCGCTGGGAGCTTGGATGTCTGACGCCGTCACGCAAAATGCGCCACTCGTGTCCGTGGTGCTGTTGAACTTCCGAGGCGCTGATGACACGGTCGCTGCCATCGAAGCATTGCGGCTACTGAATTGGCCGACCCAATCGTTGGAAATCATATGCGTCGACAACGCCTCCGGCGACGACAGTGTCACGCGGATCCGCGCCGCGTTCCCCGATGTGCGATTGATCGAATCTAAGACAAATACCGGTTTCACCGGGGGGTGCAACCTCGGTGCTCGAGAAGCAACCGGGTCCTATGTGGCGTTTCTGAACAACGATGCCAAACCGCACGAGGATTGGCTTCGGACAGCCATCCCAGAGTTGGAAAATCATGCGGATGTCGGTGCCGTCGCATGCAAGGTGCTCAGCTGGGACGGAAGTGTCGTCGATTACGTGGGAGGTGATCTGACTTGGTACGGAATGGGGTACAAGAAAGAGGTTAATCAGCCAGATGACGTCGGCTGGAACACAGGCAAGGACGTCCTGTTCGGGACTGGCGCGGCCTTGATTACCCGACGCGACTTATTTCTCTCCACCGGTGGATTTGACGAGCGATTCTTCATGTTCTTCGAGGACGTGGATTATGGGTGGCGCCTTAACTTGCTCGGTTGGCGTGTGCGATATGTGCCGAGTTCGTTGGTCTTCCATCGTCACCATGCCTCAATGAAGTCCTTCGGTAACTATCACGAGGATTTTTTGCTCGACCGTAATGCGCTGATGACCATTTACAAGAACTTCTCGGACGCCACGCTTGCTGCTGCCCTGCCAGGCGCTCTAGCGCTTACCGCGCGCCGAGCGGTGGTCCGCGGCGGCCTTGATTCCGAATCTTTGGACCTGCGACGCGCTGCCGAACACGTAGGTGAAGATGTCACCGTGCCAAAAACAGCGTTGGCCGGTTTGTTCGCAGTAGATTCCTTCGTCGAAAACTTGGCAGATCTGACTAGGACCCGAGTGGAACTGCAAAGCAGCCGAAAGCGCTCCGATGCAGATCTCATGCGCCTTTTCGGTGACTCGATGCGTTCCATGCAGAGTGACGCCCGAACACTCCAGGGATATCAATCCATCGTGGAAGCCTTCGGCGTGGCAGACCATCTGCAGCAACGTCGCCGCATCCTCATCGTCACTGGCGACAGGTTGAGTAAGCAGATGGCGGGCCCGGCTATTCGTGCGTGGCATATTGCGACACTCCTCGGCGCCGAACACGATGTTCGCCTGGTCAGCACCAGCTTCGTTGACGTGGTGTCGCCGATCTTTGATGTTGACTTGGCCCCCGTGCACAACACCCGGTCGATGGACAAGCACGTGCAGTGGGCTGACATCATCATGTTCCAGGGCTATGCGCTTTCCCAGTACTCAGCTTTGCAAAAAACAGACAAGATCATGATCTGCGACCTTTACGATCCGATGCACCTGGAACAACTGGAGCAAGCTCGTGAGCTTGCTCCAGAGCAGTGGCGCAATGTGGTGTCGTCGGCGACAGATGTTCTTAATATGCAGCTTCGCCGCGGTGACTTTTTCCTCTGCGCTTCCGACCGCCAACGGCATTTTTGGCTCGGCCAACTTGCCGCTGTGGGGAGAATCAATCCCGACAATTACGCGGTCGACGAAAGCCTGGATCAGCTGATAGACATTGCGCCGTTCGGCCTCACTACGGAAGCACCAGTACAAACACGGCATGCGCTCAAAGGGACCTTTGACGGCATCAATGCGGACGACAAGGTCGTCATCTGGGGTGGCGGCGTCTACAACTGGTTTGACCCGCAGACTTTGGTGAAGGCCGTCGGCGAGCTCGCCGAGCGGAGGGGGAACATCCGGTTGGTTTTCCTGGGGATGAAGCATCCGAACCCGCATGTCCCGCAAATGCGGGCTGCGAACGAAGCTCGTGCGCTCGCGGACTCCCTGGGTCTGACCGGCAAGAATGTCTTCTTCAACGAAATCTGGGTTGACTACGACGATCGCCATAACTATCTGCTGGATTCCGATGCGGGCGTCACCACACACTTCGACCACGTGGAGACGACGTTCTCGTTTCGAACCCGGATCTTGGACTACTTGTGGGCTGGGCTGCCCATCGTCACGACAGGCGGCGACAGTTTCGGCGAGTTGGTCCGGGAAAAGGGCCTGGGAATCGCAGTCAGCGCGGAGAACGTCACCGAGCTAGCCGAGGCCCTCGAGATCGTGCTGTACGACGAAGAATTCGCCAAGCGCGTCAAGGACAATATTTCCTCCCTCCGGGACCAATATACTTGGGAACATGCCCTGACTCCGTTGTTGGAGTTCTGCCGAGATCCTCGGCCCGCACCTGATCGGATATCTGGGGCGGCATTGGCTTGGCCTACTTCCAAACAACACTACAAACCCAATCTTTCTACCGATTTGGCTTTGTTGAAGATGTACCTGAAGGCCGGCGGTGTAAGAGAACTAGCCACTCGAATCGTGGGGCGGCTCAAGCGAACTTCCCTCAAACTCCTGAGTCGCTAAGGTTGGGCCTGTCAGATAATCGGCGGATCTGGATTCGGGTCATGGTTAATTGCTGCCTCGGGTGATGCGTCCTTCGAAGGCGATGAGTGCTGGTTTCCATCTCATTGCCCATCGCGGGCTGCCTTTGCCGGTTGGGTCCAGTGATCCGTTTGCCGGCTCTTCAGACTCAGTGGGACTTAGCGGTTCTGGTTGGCTCCCGGCGTGATGCTCGGGTGCAAGCGAATCGTATTCTCCTTTTGTGGTTTTCGGTGTTTCTGAACCCGAATGCGACACAGCCGACCATGGAGCCGTCGCTGTGGGGCGTAGCCGTGATGGAGTTGACGATGCGGTTGTAGCCTTCGGTTTTGCCGTTGCTGATTCCGGTGTTGATGCCGGCGATGATTGATGGTTGCCAGATGGTGATGGTCCACGCCAAGCGGCCCAGTTGCGGAATGTCGGCGTCGGCGCAGTGCTGGTAGAAGTCGATAAGCCGGTTCCAGACCTGGGATCGGTCTGGGTTAGTGCCAGCCAGGGACAGCAACGAGCGGGGCTTTTCCTTTCACTTGCCAGCACTTTTCCAACCCACCGGTGGTGTCAGCGCCGCGGATTGCGGTGAGCATCTTGGCCATCTCATCCTCGGTGAGGTTCTCCGCGGCCCGCAGCAGCCGGTTGCGTTTACCCCACTCAGGATCAGTTTTTCGGCCCCTTCGGCCGCGCCTAGTCCAGGCCAACTATCGCCGGTATTGAAGTGACTGCCCGGTTGGCGAGCATCACCAGGCGAAAACCGGTCCACGACCACCACGGCGTTCGCTAACGCGATCCTCGCTGCTCTTGCATAGGCGGTGGATGGGTCCATCCAGACGTGGGTGATTCCAGCCGACCAGGCTCACGTCTTGGGCTTGCAACCGGGTGATCACCACCTCGGAGTTCCGGCCGTTCACCTGCGCGAACAGTCCACCGTTACCGCCCAAGTCGACCAGGTCGGTGTCGAATCGGTCCACCCACGTTCTGGCCCCGGTATCGGGGTCTGTTTCGTATTTGCCTTTCCCGCGACGGGTATCGTGAGCCCCAACACCGTCACAGGTGGTGGCGCATCGGGGGGACTATCTCGTTAACGGTGTTTCCAGCATTTTTGGTTAGTAGGTTTCTGCTGTCGGCCAGCGGTCGGCGAAAGTGATCGCGAATGCGCCCCGCGCTGGCTTCCACCTCATTGTCCATCGGGTGCGGCCACGACCCGTGGGATCGAGACTACGAGTGACAAGGTACAGGCACTTCAACGCCGCTTGCTCAGTCGGGAAATGACCCCTAGCTCGGACCGCTCGCCGGTACCTCGCGTTGAGTGATTCGATGGCATTTCTTGAGCAGATCACGGTCCGGATCTCCAGGTCGTAATCCAAGAACGGAATGAATTCTTCCCACGCCGATTCCCAGAGCCGGATGATCGCACCGGACTTCTTCCCCCATTTCTCGGTGAGGTCCTCCAACGCTGCGCCGGCGGCGTTGTGGTTCGGGGCGGTGTAGATCGGTTTCACATCGCGTTTGAGCGCATCCCAGTCCTTCTTCGACGCCAGCCAAAAGGTATTGCGAACCAGGAGAGATGATCCACGTTCGCACCGTGGTGAGCGGCCACACATTGCCCACCAAGTCAGGCAGTCCCTTCAAACCGTCGCAGATGAGGAAGAGAACGTCCCGAACCCCACGGTTCTTAATGTCGGTTAAGACGCTCATCCGCAAGCTTCGCGCCTTCACCGCCGGTTCCGACCCACAGCCCGAGGACGTCTTTCTCCCCGGCCAGGGTGAAGCCGATAGCTGCGTAAACGGGCCGGTTCGCGACCTGACCATCACGGATCTTCACCACAATCGCATCAATGAAAATCGCCGCGTAAACCCCGTCCAGCGGCCGGGCCGACCATTCGTGCATTTCCTCGATGACTTTGTCGGTGATCCTTGAGATCGTCTCCTTTGACACCGACGCCCCGTAGATCTGGGCGAAGTGTGCGCTGATCTCACCCGTCGTGAGGCGAGTTGGCATACAAAGACAGCGCAATCTCCTCAACCCCATTGAGCGGCGTTGACGTTTCGCCCGCGGTCTGCGGCTCGAACGAACCATCCCGATCCCTTGGGACCTCGATCGTGACCTGACCGGTCGCTTCAGTGAGCACCGTCTTCGCTCTCGTGCCGCCCGCGGACATTCCCAGGCCCGCGATCCGGGTTGGCGCGGTTCTTCTCATGCCCAAGGTGCTCAGCGAGCTCCTCATTCAGCGCGGCCTCGAACACGTTCTTCGTTAACAGCTTCAACAGCCCATCAGTGCCTGTCAGGGACAAGCCTCGTTCTTTCGCCATCGGAACCAACTCGGCCGCCGCAGCAGCCTCGGCGGATCGGTCATCATTCTGGTTTTTTTTAGGACTCACAGCATCAAGTGTCGTTGTCATCACGGCACCTTTCCCGCCACGCATCCTGCGCAGCGCGTCAGGTGCGGAAACACCGTTAAATCCACAGTCCCAGCCTTGGGAAGGAGCGTTTATCGCCAGAGATAACGGTCGGTTTCAGTCAATGTGAGTGCCGCCTATTCGGAGCTAATTCACCACCACTTGTTGGCAGCCTAACTCCTTGTTTCCCGAAGCAGCTTGGGTACTAATGGCGTATAAACAGACGGTGTTCGCACCGCGACCACTGCTGGGAATGCTGAACCCAAATCCGTGATTGTTGCCGGTTCCATATGCCGCTCCGACATCACCGCGAGGGCCGTTTGCGTAATTTCCTGGATAACCAATTACCCCGGCAGGGCCAGAGACGTATGCATGAATCTCAACTGTGGCGGAGGGGTTCAACGCGTCAAATACCCAACCCTGCACCGATATCTGACTGCCGGCCGCACGAGCAGAATCAACCACGCCAGTCAAGTATCGAATCACGATCGTCTTGCAACCCAACGACTGATTACTCCCTGCGCTCGCCGAAATTACGTACGCACAGAGATTATGGTTTCCCTCCGCCGTAATCGAAAGGGCCTGCCTGAAACCATGATTGGAACCGGTGCCAGGGTATACTGCCCCAACATCAGATCTGGACTGAGACGCTTGCAGCTGGTAGCCAACAGTCCCAGTAGGCCCCGTGTCGTACACGTGCACTTGTGTTGAAGTGGTGGGCGCTCCCGGATCAATGCTCCAACCTGAAACGCTGACTGAGCCCGGACTTATAACTGCAGTATCAAAGGAACCAAAGGGTTGACCCACCTCCACCGCGCGGCAACCGACCTGAACGTTCCCGCCAGGGCCCTGGTTAATCACATAGGCGCAAATATTGTGCTTACCTGTTCCCGAAATTGGGATGGTCAATCCGTACCCACGATTTGGGCCGCTGGCTGGATACGCGGCCCAAACGTCTGCCCGCGGAATATTGGCAACGGTCTGATAACCAACGGAACCGCCGGACGGCAGAAAATCATAGATATGCACTGCGGCTGAACTGGATAGGGCGTCCGGATCCCAGCCCCACCCCTGGACGTAAACCGTGCTGCCCGACTTCTGCACTACGTCGACAACGCCGACAGGGTTCCCATTCGGTACTGGGGCCGGCGGAGCGACCACCTGCCCAGGCTCAACCTGGTCCGTGAAGGTCATCGTGTTCCAACTCGCACCGTTCGAGCCGGTGACAGATCCCATTCCGACAAATCGGAATGACGCGCCAAGAATGTTGGCTTTGTGCCCTGGCGACGCCCAGTACGAGTCAAAAATTGATTGGGCGGTGACCGAGGCCGGCGACCACTTCGCCACGTTCTCACCCCATGACGTACGGTTCGACGCTCCATAGCTGGTGACCTGCTGGAATGCATTCGGGTTGTGCTGAAGCTGATTGCCGGTAGCCCCGTCTGCCATCTGGCTCGACCACCACACGGACAGATTCGTGAGTCCCGTTGCTTCCTGAACTTGTGGCAGACCAGCCGCGGAACGCTTGACGTTGATCATGCTGATCAACTCCTGATCGAAGGCGGTTAGCTGTGGGCCAGCAGCCAAAGCCATGGGTGCCGATGCGACGGCGGGCACTAGCATCGCGCACACCAGCACGAGGCACGCCAAGAGGCGGTTGGCTTTCGCTCGCCCGCCTGTGGCAAC includes:
- a CDS encoding ABC transporter ATP-binding protein — translated: MRGKRASFEEFWALKDVDFEIPEGSTFGLIGENGSGKSTLLKCVAQILMPDKGSVTVNGRIAALLELGSGFHPELSGRENVYLNGSILGLTKKELERKFDAIVDFAGISEFIDQPVKNYSSGMYVRLGFAIAINVDPDILLVDEVLAVGDAAFQEKCMDKFADFRRQGKTVVIVSHAMGSLRSMCDQAIWLEHGKLVKAGKANEIVDGYMDASHQARAEIVLPDAQPIAPTEGRSGSGEAFISLVETLAADGSRRDRFRTGDPLTLRLHYNCGVPIEQAAFGYALENADGVYVWAHNTIDADHPVASLQGIGSIDLMIPALPLQPGTFDLTASIVNQNSHVFDLVRNCVRFHVDFGDPRESGGIVTFNGSWQDPVTHPLPAANAVAGSLDV
- a CDS encoding glycosyltransferase, with protein sequence MSDAVTQNAPLVSVVLLNFRGADDTVAAIEALRLLNWPTQSLEIICVDNASGDDSVTRIRAAFPDVRLIESKTNTGFTGGCNLGAREATGSYVAFLNNDAKPHEDWLRTAIPELENHADVGAVACKVLSWDGSVVDYVGGDLTWYGMGYKKEVNQPDDVGWNTGKDVLFGTGAALITRRDLFLSTGGFDERFFMFFEDVDYGWRLNLLGWRVRYVPSSLVFHRHHASMKSFGNYHEDFLLDRNALMTIYKNFSDATLAAALPGALALTARRAVVRGGLDSESLDLRRAAEHVGEDVTVPKTALAGLFAVDSFVENLADLTRTRVELQSSRKRSDADLMRLFGDSMRSMQSDARTLQGYQSIVEAFGVADHLQQRRRILIVTGDRLSKQMAGPAIRAWHIATLLGAEHDVRLVSTSFVDVVSPIFDVDLAPVHNTRSMDKHVQWADIIMFQGYALSQYSALQKTDKIMICDLYDPMHLEQLEQARELAPEQWRNVVSSATDVLNMQLRRGDFFLCASDRQRHFWLGQLAAVGRINPDNYAVDESLDQLIDIAPFGLTTEAPVQTRHALKGTFDGINADDKVVIWGGGVYNWFDPQTLVKAVGELAERRGNIRLVFLGMKHPNPHVPQMRAANEARALADSLGLTGKNVFFNEIWVDYDDRHNYLLDSDAGVTTHFDHVETTFSFRTRILDYLWAGLPIVTTGGDSFGELVREKGLGIAVSAENVTELAEALEIVLYDEEFAKRVKDNISSLRDQYTWEHALTPLLEFCRDPRPAPDRISGAALAWPTSKQHYKPNLSTDLALLKMYLKAGGVRELATRIVGRLKRTSLKLLSR
- a CDS encoding transposase; the protein is MLSLAGTNPDRSQVWNRLIDFYQHCADADIPQLGRLAWTITIWQPSIIAGINTGISNGKTEGYNRIVNSITATPHSDGSMVGCVAFGFRNTENHKRRIRFACTRASRREPTRTAKSH
- a CDS encoding CAP domain-containing protein; protein product: MLQTLTAGRVSPVATGGRAKANRLLACLVLVCAMLVPAVASAPMALAAGPQLTAFDQELISMINVKRSAAGLPQVQEATGLTNLSVWWSSQMADGATGNQLQHNPNAFQQVTSYGASNRTSWGENVAKWSPASVTAQSIFDSYWASPGHKANILGASFRFVGMGSVTGSNGASWNTMTFTDQVEPGQVVAPPAPVPNGNPVGVVDVVQKSGSTVYVQGWGWDPDALSSSAAVHIYDFLPSGGSVGYQTVANIPRADVWAAYPASGPNRGYGLTIPISGTGKHNICAYVINQGPGGNVQVGCRAVEVGQPFGSFDTAVISPGSVSVSGWSIDPGAPTTSTQVHVYDTGPTGTVGYQLQASQSRSDVGAVYPGTGSNHGFRQALSITAEGNHNLCAYVISASAGSNQSLGCKTIVIRYLTGVVDSARAAGSQISVQGWVFDALNPSATVEIHAYVSGPAGVIGYPGNYANGPRGDVGAAYGTGNNHGFGFSIPSSGRGANTVCLYAISTQAASGNKELGCQQVVVN